The Canis lupus familiaris isolate Mischka breed German Shepherd chromosome 5, alternate assembly UU_Cfam_GSD_1.0, whole genome shotgun sequence region gctcatcccgtcaagtgaccccctcagtgcctgccacccagtacCTCCAacccccttgcccacctccccttccactaccccttgttcatttcctagttaggaatctctcatgttttgtcaccctctctgatatttcccactcattttctctcctttcccctttattccctttcactattttttatgttccccatgagtgaaaccatataatgattgttcttctccgattgacttcactcagcataatatcctccagttctatccacgttgaagcaaatggtgggtatctgtcgtttctaatggctgagtaatattccattgtatataagatgaagatgtggcatatatatatatgtgcatatacacacatatatatgtatacacacacacccaatgaaatgaaagattattttagaattaGGTTTGTCGGTTTCTCCTGGGAGCTGCTCTGGTTTCTTCCAGGTTGGTTACTTAGGGTGGAGGCAGAAaccagaggcaggaggcagctACTCACCATGCCCAGGGGGCCTAGAGGGCCGGGCCACCCGCAGGCGCTGGCTGCTACCTCGGGGCAGCACCAACTGGGATTCAGTAGTAGGATACAGTGACGCAGCGATCCAGAACTGCTTGGCCAAGTTGGAATCCTGTTCGGAAGATCCTGCGAACACCAGTCCCTGGGGACAAATTTCAACGGATTTCTGGTGGCTGGGGAGGCCTCCGCCGGCCCTCGTTTCCATGGCAACTCAGGACGCCGCTCCGagtttcctcctcttctgccaGCCCCGCCCTGCAGAGAACCGTCAAGTTGGCGGCCACCACCGCCCCaagccctccttcctctcctgggtAGATGCTGGGGTCCAGGGCGTGCCTGTGTGCTCTCTGAAGCCCTCTTCTGCACTATCACAGGCTTCCGGACCAGTCCAAGCCTTGGCGGCCCGGGTAGGAAGAGTCAAAACATCAAGGTTGGGG contains the following coding sequences:
- the HOATZ gene encoding cilia- and flagella-associated protein HOATZ isoform X4 → METRAGGGLPSHQKSVEICPQGLVFAGSSEQDSNLAKQFWIAASLYPTTESQLVLPRGSSQRLRVARPSRPPGHEKVYLQPFSLEKNKNTDVTAETIKIQESEEKEKYLQKAKRRDEILQLLRKQREERILESDIKVR